Proteins found in one Sorghum bicolor cultivar BTx623 chromosome 1, Sorghum_bicolor_NCBIv3, whole genome shotgun sequence genomic segment:
- the LOC8059311 gene encoding peroxidase N — MENSYCRWVLVCSVLALCLGSRGARCELTPNFYHSTCPQLYYIVRHHVFVAMRAEMRMGASLLRLHFHDCFVNGCDGSILLDGSDGEKFARPNLNSVRGYEVIDAIKADLERVCPEVVSCADIVALAASYGVLFSGGPYYNVLLGRKDGLVANQSGADNGLPSPFEPIDLIIQKFDDVGLNTTDVVVLSGAHTIGRARCALFSNRLSNFSTTESVDPTLEASLADSLESLCAGGDGNQTSALDVTSPYVFDNNYYKNLLTEKGLLSSDQGLFSSPEGVANTKDLVETYSSNSEQFFCDFVWSMIKMGNIPLTANDGEIRKNCRVAN, encoded by the exons ATGGAGAACTCTTACTGCCGTTGGGTGCTTGTATGTTCGGTTCTTGCGCTGTGCCTCGGTAGCCGGGGTGCGAGGTGTGAGCTAACACCAAATTTCTACCACAGCACTTGCCCTCAGCTGTACTATATTGTGCGGCATCATGTGTTCGTTGCCATGAGAGCTGAGATGAGGATGGGTGCCTCCCTCCTCAGGCTACATTTCCATGACTGCTTTGTCAAT gggtGTGACGGTTCGATCCTTTTGGATGGCTCCGATGGCGAGAAGTTTGCAAGACCCAACCTGAACTCAGTCAGAGGGTACGAGGTCATTGACGCGATAAAGGCTgatctcgagcgcgtctgcccCGAGGTGGTGTCATGCGCTGACATTGTAGCCCTTGCAGCCAGCTATGGAGTACTCTTT AGTGGAGGGCCTTACTACAATGTTCTTCTGGGGAGAAAGGACGGGCTGGTGGCCAATCAGTCTGGAGCTGACAACGGTTTGCCTTCGCCGTTCGAACCCATTGATTTGATTATTCAGAAGTTCGACGATGTGGGCCTGAACACGACCGACGTCGTGGTCTTATCAG GAGCCCACACTATCGGGCGAGCCCGGTGCGCGCTGTTCAGCAACCGGCTGTCCAACTTCTCGACCACGGAGTCAGTTGACCCGACGCTGGAGGCCAGCCTCGCCGACAGCCTCGAGAGCCTCTGCGCAGGCGGCGACGGCAACCAGACCTCTGCGCTCGACGTCACGTCCCCCTACGTGTtcgacaacaactactacaagaaCCTCCTGACGGAGAAGGGCCTCCTGTCCTCCGATCAGGGTCTCTTCTCCAGCCCTGAAGGCGTCGCCAACACAAAGGATTTGGTGGAGACCTACAGCAGTAATAGCGAACAGTTCTTCTGTGACTTCGTCTGGTCCATGATCAAGATGGGGAACATCCCGCTCACGGCCAACGACGGGGAGATCCGCAAGAACTGCAGAGTAGCGAACTAA